A single window of Zea mays cultivar B73 chromosome 10, Zm-B73-REFERENCE-NAM-5.0, whole genome shotgun sequence DNA harbors:
- the LOC100501299 gene encoding Transcription factor MYB2, with amino-acid sequence MDMDMAMMGFDEDLDQVLAAMGPADSSATSSAPNAAAPAPLAVVPAGSSDDEEAAAADSADDLRRGPWTVDEDILLVNYIAAHGEGRWNSLARSAGLKRTGKSCRLRWLNYLRPNVRRGNITAEEQLLILDLHSRWGNRWSKIAQQLPGRTDNEIKNYWRTRVQKHARHLRCDVNSAHFRHIVRHVWMPRLRERAQAGGVQAPATTTASAPPACYNYCGSQHLVQQQGAHRGVTAASEAHHHHQYYSEPAGPTSAATALSPDDASSALRSSSLRADDASHYTAAYTYTSAATATPTTNDQGYEQTTTDDDVFAGSTTSELLVTATGGPDDEYSSMIGLQLQDFGFEDFEYGLWSLDDLC; translated from the coding sequence ATGGACATGGACATGGCCATGATGGGCTTCGATGAGGACCTAGACCAGGTGCTGGCGGCGATGGGCCCCGCCGACAGCTCGGCGACGTCGTCTGCGCCCAACGCCGCCGCACCAGCACCACTAGCTGTCGTCCCAGCAGGCAGCAGCGACGATGAGGAGGCCGCCGCCGCGGATAGCGCCGACGACCTCCGGAGGGGCCCCTGGACGGTGGACGAGGACATCCTCCTCGTCAACTACATCGCCGCCCACGGCGAGGGCCGCTGGAACTCGCTCGCCCGCTCCGCGGGCCTGAAACGCACCGGCAAGAGCTGCCGCCTGCGGTGGCTGAACTACCTGCGGCCCAACGTGCGGCGGGGCAACATAACCGCCGAGGAGCAGCTGCTGATCCTGGACCTGCACTCGCGCTGGGGCAACAGGTGGTCCAAGATCGCGCAGCAGCTCCCCGGGCGCACCGACAACGAGATCAAGAACTACTGGCGCACCCGCGTGCAGAAGCACGCCAGGCACCTCCGCTGCGACGTCAACAGCGCCCACTTCCGCCACATCGTGCGCCACGTCTGGATGCCTCGCCTGCGAGAGCGCGCCCAGGCCGGCGGCGTACAGGCTCCAGCTACCACCACGGCCAGCGCGCCGCCCGCGTGTTATAACTACTGCGGGAGCCAACACCTGGTGCAGCAGCAAGGCGCCCACCGCGGCGTGACGGCGGCGAGCGAAgctcaccaccaccaccaatactACAGCGAGCCGGCAGGCCCGACGTCGGCGGCCACGGCCCTCAGCCCCGACGACGCCTCCAGCGCGCTGCGGTCGTCGTCGCTCAGGGCGGACGACGCGTCGCATTACACTGCAGCTTACACTTACACCTCGGCGGCCACGGCGACCCCGACGACGAACGACCAAGGCTACGAACAAACTACGACTGACGACGACGTGTTCGCCGGGTCGACCACATCGGAGCTCCTCGTCACCGCTACCGGCGGCCCTGACGACGAGTACAGCTCCATGATCGGCCTGCAGCTGCAGGACTTTGGGTTTGAGGATTTCGAGTACGGCCTGTGGAGCCTGGATGACCTTTGCTAA